The genomic window acaTTTTGTAAGAGGAATATCTTTTTCCTCACGAAGGAATATGGCTTCACATAATTTCCATTAAATTGTTGTTGCTGCAATGCAATAATTTGTTCGATGTAAGTTCCATCGTTATGTCTTGAGTGTTCACTGAATGTAACACAAGGTCTGGTAAACATTGTAAGACTCTGACTCTGGTGTCTGAAGGAGGAACCTTCCTCCTTCAGACACCAACTTGTGCATATACTTAAGTTTCCAAAGCAGAGGCCAATTTCAGGGACCCTTCAACTCCCTGACCTCTCTTCCACCCTGTATCCACAAGCCGCTGAGCTAGAACCTGGGGGGcttagggggggaggggggtgtcaaaCAGCCTGGGTCAGTTGCCACAAAGTACACAAACCCCACATTCTAAAAGTTGACCTCCGCTGTGAAAGCTTCAATACATTGACACGCTAGTGACAATGTTTATGAATAGCACAGACATTCCCTAATGTATTGCTGCTAAGAAAGATCTGTTATGTTCCTGCCCCCAATTCTTACCTTTTACCCAACACTTGATAATCTTTGAAACTATCGCTGGCATTGTGAAAAAAGAGAGTGCTtttctcctcctccacccccaccccgccctcccccccactgtcCCACCCCTACCTCTGCAATTCAAAACTCTTCCATTGTGTTTGCACTGGGATAGATTAACACAATCTTTGGGGAGAGGAGCTACCCAGTGGTTTCAGTGTATCTTTAAAGCATGTTAATATTTTATAACATTGCAGCTTTAAAACATGTCTTCCAGTTAATGACCTGATCAGAAATTACCCACCATTTTGCTTATGGTCCAGTGTGTAACAACAACTCGTGTTCACATAGCGCCTGAAGAGAGTAAAACACCCCAAGGCATCTAAGATGTCAAGGCTCCAACATGCACATTGAAAAGCCTTGAATGTGATTAGATGTCTATGCTGAGGTCATCAATCCCAGCGAGTGAGCTGAAAGTGGCCTGAATATCGCTGTCTTCATCTTAATTACCATTATAGTTTCTAAAgagctttggaatgtcctgaggtggTGAAAGACACCATataaatgaatcacagaatccctacagtgcagaaaaggccatttggcccatcacgtctgcaccgactctctgacaagggtatcctaaccaggccctctcccccaccctatccctgtaaccccacacatttacaaagaacaagaacaaagaacagtacagcacaggaaacaggcccttcggccctccaagcctgtgccgctcattggtccaactagaccattcgtttgtatccctccattcccagactgctcatgtgactatccaggtaagtcttaaacaatgccagcgtgtctgcctccaccaacctacttggcagcgcattccaggcctccaccactctctgtgtaaaaaacgtccctctgatatctgagttatacctcgcccctctcaccttgagcccgtgacccctcgtgatcgtcacctccgacctgggaaaaagcttcccactgttcaccctatctatacccttcataattttgtacacctctattaggtctcccctcattctccgtctttccagggagaacaagcccagtttacccaatctctcctcatagctaagaccctccataccaggcaacatcctggtaaaccttctctgcactctctctaaagcctccacgtccttctggtagtgcggcgaccagaactggacgcagtactccaaatgtggcctaaccagcgtctatacagctgcaacatcagactccagcttttatactctataccccgtcctataaaggcaagcataccatatgccttcttcaccaccttctccacctgtgctgccatcttcaaggatttgtggacttgcacatctaggcccctctgtgtttctatactcttgatggctctgccatgtattgtataactccctcctacattagttcttccaaaatgcatcactttgcatttatctggattaaattccatctgccatttctccgcccaattttccagcctatctatatcctgctgtattgtccgacaatgttcatcactatccgcaagtccagccatctttgtgtcatctgcaaacttgctgataacaccagttacaccttcttccaaatcatttatatatatcacaaatagcagaggtcccagtacagagccctgcggaacaccactggtcacagacctccagccggaaaaagacccttcgactgctaccctctgtctcctgtagccaagccagttttctacccatctagccacctctccttgtatcccatgagctttaaccttcttaaccaacctgccatgagagatTATCCCGACAATCCATCTAAACTttaggacaccaaggggtaatttagcatggccgatcaacctaacctgcacatctctagactgtgggaggaaacccacgcagacagggggagaatgtgctaactgcacacagtcacccaaagccagaattgaacctgggtccctggcgctgtgaggcagcagtgctgacctttgtgccagcgtgccaccacCAATcggtccctggttcaattctcAAAGCGTACTGAGTTAGTTGTGagcagctccagaagctccaggtatGAGCTGCAGCACCCCTGATCAATGAAGGGAAAACCCAGTCAGGACACTTGCTGCTCCTCGTGCTACACTGATTTGGACGTCATGTGAGGACAGGATCTCACTCTGCTGCAATGCCCTTCATAAGTGGGGAAGAAAGGTCGCACTCACTGTGAAAACTCACAAATGAGAAATGCCCATTGGGTGAGATAGTTGAGGGCGATCATTGCTTCCAATTACTTCAGAAATGGAAGGAAAAAACTTCTTcaaataattgatttgatttgatttattattgtcacatgtattgtgtacagtgaaaagtattgtttcttgcgcactatccagacaaagtataccattcatagagaaggaaaggagagagtgcagaatatagtgttacagtcattgatagggtgtagagaaagtcgtATTACCATATTACCACATGGCAAACTTTGAAGGTAATACCACACCCAGTTGTGTGGTCTCGATGTTGTTGCCTTTGGATTTTACATTGGAACTCTGAAAGAATCTGTTCTTTTTTTCACCTCAGATGTATCAGTCCAGCCCTGGTGGCCAATCTTCATGCAGCAGTGAACCATCGCCACttggcagcaccaacaacaatgacAGTGGAGTAGAAATGAACATCAACAGTGGAGGTAGCCTGGGAGATTTGACTGCCTTAGATGATTCCCCAATTGTGGACTCCACTGTTTCATCTGGAACTTCAGCAATCAGCCTTCAGTTGAGAAAGAACATGACAGCACCCCAAAGACTTGAGCAACTCAAGAAAGAAAAATTGAAGCAGGTTAGAGATATTCCTTCATGGGCAAACCCAGTGCCACCAGTCAAGAACACCAAACTGCCTCTCATTCCTATGAATGGTAAGTAGCTTTTCCAGCCTTGGTGAGATAGTTCATCTCTCTGTAGTTTTTTTAAGTGGTAAGGATCTGCTTGGTTAAATATTTACACAGGCCGGGATTTTACACGCGGCCCCGCAGCATGTTTTGCGGCGGCAGAAGTGGTACgcattggccagcagcaggatcttccagtcctgccgctgtcaatgattTTCCCCTTGTGTAGCACCCTCTGCCCCTGAGGAAATGCAGCAGGGGGTTTgtcatcggcaggactggaagatcctaccaGCAGGAACAGCCGGAAAAATTAGGccctagaatttacagcacagaaactgatCTGTGTTTACTGCCCTGGTCCTACTTGGCCTGGCCATATTGTGAGAACGCTATTGTtcgaggcagcacagtgacacagtagcTAACACCACAGccccacagcaccatggacccgggttcaatcctggcttcgggtgattgtctgtgcggagtttgcatgttctccccgtgtctgcgtgggtttcctccgggtgctccggtttcctcccacagtccaaagatgtgcaggttaggtagactgaccatgctaaattcccccttagtgtcagggtaaatacgtggggttacgggatagggcctgggtgggattgttgtcgttgcaggctcgatatgctgaacggcctctttctgcagtgtaaggattctgtgacctttattgcaaggggggtaGGGTCCAAGAATAAAGAGGTTTTGCTactcagggctttggtgagaccacatgtggAATCCTGTGGGAGGTCCTGATCTCCATATttaatggttctatgattctattcctttctccctcgtgttCTTATCTAGTTTCACTTTTGTCAAGCATGAGCTTAATGgacattttatatatttttagGAGTTTCACTGGAAAATTCAAGTACTGGTGGTTCCACTGCTGTGTTGCCTAACCCTAGAATAATGGAACTGTCCAACAGTGAGATCACAGTTTTGAATCAACTGAATGAGCGCCGTGACAGTGCCACAAGCACGATCAGCTCAGCTTACACCGTCAGTCGAAGATCATCTGGCATTTCCCCTTACTTTTCCAGCCGCCGTTCCAGCGAGGCCTCTCACATGGGTGGCCGTCCAAATAACATCAGCTCCGCCGACTCTTATGATCCCATCTCCACCGACCTATCGCGGAGGTCCAGTGAGGTCAGTTACTGTGGCGGCCTACTCAACCTCACGCCGGCTGAGCAGTACAGGCTGAAGGCTAAATATGCCGCAGCAACCGGTGGACCACCGCCCACGCCCCTGCCCAACATGGAACGCATGAGTCTGAAGGCAAGAATGTCTCTCCTGGGTGAAGGCTCCAATTCCATGTACCCTTCCTTTCCCCCTCCTGCCGCTCAAAGGCGATGCAGTGATGGCGTTCCACGTGGATACGGAACAGCGGCGCTCAGGCCCCATGAGGTAGTTGGCAACGTCACCAGGCGGGCAAGTGACCCCGTGAGGCGGACAGCTGTGGATCCTCTGTCGCTTCCGAGGGTGCAGCGTTTCAACAGCATGAACAACATGAACCCGCTGCCGTTGCCGCCGGCAATGGACAGGAGACACTACGGCCTTCAAAACCCTGCTCGTTCGGACGGGAGCCTCCACAGGTGTGCCTACTCGCCTAGGCCACCCAGCATCAGTGAGAACATCGTCATGGAAACGATAGCCGGCGAGATCGACGCTCAAGCTGTGGAGGATGACATCATGTTGCCCGATGACGTGGTGCAGTACATCAATTCTCAGGAAAATCGATTGGCCCAAGATAATAATTTGTTAAATTACTCTGGCCCCCAAATGCAGGGTTTCCAAGAGAACATAGGCATGCAGAATCAAAACATGTATGCCCAGCGCGGAATGGCAATGGTGGATAGTAACATGAATCAGTCAAGTTCTATGATGACGCAATGCCAGATGAGTCCAGGGAGTCAaccataccagggatcatctaACATGAGCAAGAACAGCATGCCAGTCCAGTGGAATGAAGTAAGCTCAGGTACAGTTGACGCCATTCCCGACCAAACAAAGCAGCAGTTTTCTCGGTCAAACCTGGCAGTAGTTCATCAGAAGCAGATGTTTGACCAGTATCAGAACCTCAACTCTTCTCAGCAGACTGTGACGATGAACCAGAGTGAGATGGCACTGTCACAGCAGGGTTTGATGCAAAGAGGTGTCGGCATGAATGGGCAAAGGATGAACTACatgcagcaacaacaacaacaacatcatcagcagcagatgagcatgTGCCAGAATGTTAATCAGCCTCTCAGCCCGCACCAGACTTTTAATCAGCCCAACCAAATGCTTAGTCCCAACGTCACTAGCCGGACCCTAAGCCAAACGTCTTGCAGCAATATGCCAGCCAACAACATCATGGGTTCGCCTGCGCCAACAGGTACACAAGAATTTAAGCAGATGGCAATGATGCAGAGCAAAGACGCGGCAATCAAAAACTACGTACAAGCCCAGcaggtccgtgcacagattcatCAACAAATGACTGCCGCAAATGAGATGCCAATGATGATGAATGGTTGCCGTGGGAGAGAGGCACCAGGACAAGGCATGCATATCGCAAGCCAACAGAACTTTGGATCTCACATCCAGTCCGGTAGAAATCCCGACCGTAACCCCTTTGCTGCTCACGGGGGTTTAAGCCAAGCGAGTTCCCAAGTCAGCCCGAACCAGCAGAACTTTAGCCAACCGGGGCAAAACGTCATGAATTCCGTCGGGCACAACTTAAGTCGCGGAATGATGCAGCCGCACCCTCCCCAGGGTCCGAATCCATTGGGAAGGCAGCATGGTCTGATTAACTCTTTAAACATGCAACAGCAGAGCTATTTGCAGAGCCCACTCCAGATGAACGGCATGAGCCCTGGGCACGGACAATCCGAAATAAGCCACAATCAGCCGGGTAATCAACTCTCGATGCAGTCTCAACAGTGTAATAATAACGACGCTTCAGACAGCAACTTGATGTTTTACTCCGGTCAGATCCACATGTACGAACAAAATGGCAACTTTGGTGGCCAAATGGACTGTGCTGTCCAGCAGCAACAGCGTATGCAAGGTGTCAAAGCTACATCAATGGCCTCACCAGGCACCAACCAAGTATCAAGTACTGTAAATTCCCACAGTCTAGAGCACGCACAGATAGATTTTGATGCTATCATGGATGACGGTGACCATTCTAGCTTGATGTCAGGCACATTAAGCCCCAGCATTTTGCAGAACCTCTCCCAAAATTCCTCACGTCTCACAACTCCCCGGAATTCTCTGACGCTGCAGCCCATTCCTGCCGGGTTGACTAATATGGCAATAGGAGACATGAGCTCTATGTTGACTACCTTGGCTGAGGAGAATAAATTTCTCAACATGATGTCTTAAATGTTCAAGAACGGTGAGGAGCATTTCCAATTTCAGATTCCGGCAGCTTCAAAGCGCGATGGTTTTAAAAAGAGTAACGACCCGAAAGAAAGCGATCTTTTTTTTTTATAGACTTTGTATTTTAATGTATAAAAAGAAACCTTTATTCTGCAGAAAGAGAATTAGGACATTTTACAAAGGCTTATATATTTGTGAATAGCAATTTCTTGCTGTGTTTCGAAGAGATAGCTGGTGGATTGACAAGTTACGTCAAGAGGTGTGTTATTTGAAACGGGAATCCTGGTTTTATTTGTTGCAAAGCACTGATATTGTATATTAGACCCAACAGGCATGGGCGCAAACCAAACATTGCCCAATCCTTCCTTATAAATAGTAGATGTGTGCTTCCTTGTATTTCATTGATGTGGACTCCCCAGTGTGTATTAATTCATTCATTGTCATTGCAAAGTGTTTTAGTTTGACTAAGTGAAAGAACGAAAGGCACACTGATAGATACCATCAAAGCCATATCGTATACTGCTTCCTTTTGCGAGTTTAGCTCTTAAATACCCCACATTTGGTAAACTATCATTATAAAACCCCACGGCAATACGGACTCGATAGTTTGTGGACATTGTTTGTTGTAAATGGTACGGCACGGAAAAGCAAGGAATTCCCATATCATAGCATCAAGAAGTGCCTTACTATGTCATGTTATTTTCAAATAGTGAAGGCCGTTTTATTCAGTTTAAGACATTTTGGAAACAGTTTCCGGCAATTTGCTTGTAATATGGCAGCGCTATCGGTACTATCCTAGttaacattgcagtgtttaaaTGAAAATAGTTTCAATATGTTTGAGAATTATTGTGAAAGATATGCAAAGCATCTTTTCAATATATATGAGCTGAAACGTGTTCTTTGTTGTGCGTTCTTAGTGCAAAAAGCATCTCATGTAAAGAATTTTAAACATTGGACATCCATCCCAGTCTGTAAATATACAACATGTTAAAACTGTGTTTTGAATAAAAACGCCAATCTGACTATTTTTGATCAACATGTAGCCCTGGACATTTCCTGTAACCGATTCCTCTCAGCACACAGAATAGATCTAGCGATCTAAATGTATATACACTTTTTGTACAATAACAAACTTTTCTTTAATAAAAGCAACATTGAATGTACATAACTTGTCTTGATTTAAATCATAATGTAAGGAGAGCAGATGGTGTTTTTTTTTATCCTTTCGTGGGAcacaggcgtcgctggctgggtcagcataattgcccatccttggttgcccgagggcagttgagagtcatcggtagctctggagtcacgtgtaggccagaccgggtaaggatggcagatttccttcccgaaaggacattagtgcaccagatgggtttttccaacaattggcaatggtttcatggtcatcggtaaccATGAACCAtcgtgggcaaagaagtggcagatggaatgcaatgtgaaaaagtgtgaagttatgcactttggaaggaggaatggaggcataggctattttctaaatgggaaaatgctgaggaaatcagaaacacaggttaggttagggccggtcaaggatagtagtgggaacttgtgtatggagtcagtagagataggcgaggtgatgaatgaatacttttcttcagtgttcaccaaggagaggggccatgtttttgaggaagagaaggtgttacaggctaataggctggaggaaatagatgtttggagggaggatgtcctggcagttttgaataaactgaaggtcaataagtcccctgggcctgatgaaatatatcctaggattctttgggaggcaagggatgagattgcagagcctttggctttgatctttgggtcctcgctgtccacggggatggtgccagaggactggagaatggcgaatgttgttcctctgtttaagaaagggaatagaaatgaccctggtaattatagaccggttagtcttacttcggtggttggtaaattgatggaaaaggtccttagggatgggatttacgaccatttagaaagatgcggattaatccgggatagtcagcacggattcgtgaagggcaagtcgtgcctcacaaatttgattgaattttttgaggaggtaactaagtgtgttgatgaaggtagggcagttgacgtcatatacatggattttagtaaggcgtttaataaggtcccccatggtcggcttatgatgaaagtgaggaggtgtgggatagagggaaagttggccgattggataggtaactggctgtctgatcgaagtaagaagtctcacaacaccaggttaaagtccaacaggtttatttggtagcaaataccataagctttcggagcaatgctccttcgtcagatggagtggtctctgttctctgttCTGTTCGAGAACGGTCTCTGTTCTCTGTTCTGttcgagaacagagaccactccatctgacgaaggagcattgctccgaaagcttatggtatttgctaccaaataaacctgttggactttaacctggtgttgtgagacttcttactgtgcttaccccagtccaacgccggcatctccacatcatgtctgatcgaagacagagggtggtggtggatggaaaattttcggactggaggcaggttgctagcggagtgccacagggatcagtcctctgttctttgtgatttttattaatgacttagaggagggggctgaagggtggatcagtaaatttgctgatgacaccaagattggtggagtagtggatgaggtggagggctgttgtaggctgcaaagagacatagataggatgcaaagctgggctgaaaaatggcaaatggagtttaaccctgataaatgtgaggtgattcattttggtaggactaatttaaatgtggattacagggtcaaaagtagggttctgaagactgtggaggaacagagagatcttggggtccatatccacagatctctaaaggttgccactcaagtggatagagctgtgaagaaggcctatagtgtgttagcttttattaacagggggttggagtttaagagccgtggggttatgctgcaactgtacaggaccttggtgagaccacatttggaatattgtgtgcagttctggtcacctcactataagaaggatgtggaagcgatggaaagagtgcagaggagatttaccaggatgctgcctggtttggagggtaggtcttatgaggaaaggttgagggaactagggctgttctctctggagcggagaaggctgaggggaggcttaatagaggtttataaaatgatgaaggggatagatagaatgaacgttgaaagactatttcctcgggtggatggagctattacaaggggacataactatcgggttcatggtgggagatataggaaggatatcagaagtaggttctttacgcagagagtgattggggtgtggaatggactgcctgcagtgatagtggagtcagacactttgggaacatttaagtggttattggataggcacatggagcacaccaggatgatagggagtgggatagcttgatcttggtttcagataaagctcggcacaacatcgtgggccgaagagcctgttctgtgcagtactgttctatgttctacaaagggacttgggagtcattgttcaagattctcttaaggttaacttgcaggttcagtcggcagttaatagggcaaatgcaatgttagcattcatgtcgagagggctagaatacaagagcagggatgtacttctgaggctgtataagactctggtcagaccccatttggagtattgtgagcagttttgggccccgtatctaaggaaggatgtgctgactttggaaagggtccagtggaggttcacaagagtgatccctggaatatagagcttgtcgtatgaggaacggttgaggattctgggtctgtattcgttggagtttagaaggataaggggggatcttattgaaacttacaggatactgcgaggcctggatagagtggatgtggagtggatgtttccactagtagaagaaactagaaccagagggcacaacctcagactaaatggacgatcctttaaaacagagatgagaaggaatttcttcagccagagaatggtgaatctgtggaactctttgctgcagaaggctgtggaggccaggtcattgagtgtctttaagacagagttggataggttcttgattaataagaggatcacgggttatggggaaaaggcaggagaatggggatgagaaaaaaaatcagccatgattgaatggcggaacagactcgatgggccaagtggcctaattctgctcctatgtcctatgatcgattcttaattccagatatattttattgaattcaaattccaccatctgcatggcaggattcgaacccgggtcccccagaacattagctgactttctagattaatagtctagcgataataccactaggccatca from Mustelus asterias chromosome 14, sMusAst1.hap1.1, whole genome shotgun sequence includes these protein-coding regions:
- the gli2a gene encoding zinc finger protein GLI2a isoform X2; translation: MAAQAQTTAAEKKEGKGSIIEGDVFTEANKKSAASAASRASHHIFPAFHTPIPIDMRHHEGRYHYEPHSIHTIHGPPALTGSPVFSDISLIRLSPHRNPAATGESPFSPPHPYVNPHMEHYLRTMHGSPTLSMISAARGLSPADVPHEHLKDRGLFGLPPPPPGANPAEYYHQMTLMATHRSPYGDILMQTSGTGGAAHITDYINPVDISRFSSPRPAARMSRKRALSISPLSDASIDLQTMIRTSPNSLVAYINNSRSSSAASGSYGHLSAGAISPAFSFPHPINPVTFQMHQQILNQQRSLNSAFGHTPPLIQPSPTFASRQHMSSTSAVLPPSQANNVSSEASQSKLSGESAVSSTVDPMINKRTKVKTEVEGPRTVSPNTEDRLAGLTEVKDDLDKDDCKQEPEVIYETVCHWEGCNKEYDTQEQLVHHINNEHIHGEKKEFVCRWRDCSREQKPFKAQYMLVVHMRRHTGEKPHKCTFEGCSKAYSRLENLKTHLRSHTGEKPYVCEHEGCNKAFSNASDRAKHQNRTHSNEKPYVCKIPGCTKRYTDPSSLRKHVKTVHGPDAHVTKKQRNDTHPRPPAPKEGGDHDVAIGSGNRGAEEKVEANSTSGGLDDCLQVKTIKTENSMMYQSSPGGQSSCSSEPSPLGSTNNNDSGVEMNINSGGSLGDLTALDDSPIVDSTVSSGTSAISLQLRKNMTAPQRLEQLKKEKLKQVRDIPSWANPVPPVKNTKLPLIPMNGVSLENSSTGGSTAVLPNPRIMELSNSEITVLNQLNERRDSATSTISSAYTVSRRSSGISPYFSSRRSSEASHMGGRPNNISSADSYDPISTDLSRRSSEVSYCGGLLNLTPAEQYRLKAKYAAATGGPPPTPLPNMERMSLKARMSLLGEGSNSMYPSFPPPAAQRRCSDGVPRGYGTAALRPHEVVGNVTRRASDPVRRTAVDPLSLPRVQRFNSMNNMNPLPLPPAMDRRHYGLQNPARSDGSLHRCAYSPRPPSISENIVMETIAGEIDAQAVEDDIMLPDDVVQYINSQENRLAQDNNLLNYSGPQMQGFQENIGMQNQNMYAQRGMAMVDSNMNQSSSMMTQCQMSPGSQPYQGSSNMSKNSMPVQWNEVSSGTVDAIPDQTKQQFSRSNLAVVHQKQMFDQYQNLNSSQQTVTMNQSEMALSQQGLMQRGVGMNGQRMNYMQQQQQQHHQQQMSMCQNVNQPLSPHQTFNQPNQMLSPNVTSRTLSQTSCSNMPANNIMGSPAPTGTQEFKQMAMMQSKDAAIKNYVQAQQVRAQIHQQMTAANEMPMMMNGCRGREAPGQGMHIASQQNFGSHIQSGRNPDRNPFAAHGGLSQASSQVSPNQQNFSQPGQNVMNSVGHNLSRGMMQPHPPQGPNPLGRQHGLINSLNMQQQSYLQSPLQMNGMSPGHGQSEISHNQPGNQLSMQSQQCNNNDASDSNLMFYSGQIHMYEQNGNFGGQMDCAVQQQQRMQGVKATSMASPGTNQVSSTVNSHSLEHAQIDFDAIMDDGDHSSLMSGTLSPSILQNLSQNSSRLTTPRNSLTLQPIPAGLTNMAIGDMSSMLTTLAEENKFLNMMS
- the gli2a gene encoding zinc finger protein GLI2a isoform X1 codes for the protein MAAQAQTTAAEKKEGKGSIIEGDVFTEANKKSAASAASREVESPWPDYVRERRNAISMRPHGTGQSYCKITEEPCSSSEDSSSSSKIKNSLGSLPHVTEQQTPYRAVCLSVDPRNGYMDQRYSSHHIFPAFHTPIPIDMRHHEGRYHYEPHSIHTIHGPPALTGSPVFSDISLIRLSPHRNPAATGESPFSPPHPYVNPHMEHYLRTMHGSPTLSMISAARGLSPADVPHEHLKDRGLFGLPPPPPGANPAEYYHQMTLMATHRSPYGDILMQTSGTGGAAHITDYINPVDISRFSSPRPAARMSRKRALSISPLSDASIDLQTMIRTSPNSLVAYINNSRSSSAASGSYGHLSAGAISPAFSFPHPINPVTFQMHQQILNQQRSLNSAFGHTPPLIQPSPTFASRQHMSSTSAVLPPSQANNVSSEASQSKLSGESAVSSTVDPMINKRTKVKTEVEGPRTVSPNTEDRLAGLTEVKDDLDKDDCKQEPEVIYETVCHWEGCNKEYDTQEQLVHHINNEHIHGEKKEFVCRWRDCSREQKPFKAQYMLVVHMRRHTGEKPHKCTFEGCSKAYSRLENLKTHLRSHTGEKPYVCEHEGCNKAFSNASDRAKHQNRTHSNEKPYVCKIPGCTKRYTDPSSLRKHVKTVHGPDAHVTKKQRNDTHPRPPAPKEGGDHDVAIGSGNRGAEEKVEANSTSGGLDDCLQVKTIKTENSMMYQSSPGGQSSCSSEPSPLGSTNNNDSGVEMNINSGGSLGDLTALDDSPIVDSTVSSGTSAISLQLRKNMTAPQRLEQLKKEKLKQVRDIPSWANPVPPVKNTKLPLIPMNGVSLENSSTGGSTAVLPNPRIMELSNSEITVLNQLNERRDSATSTISSAYTVSRRSSGISPYFSSRRSSEASHMGGRPNNISSADSYDPISTDLSRRSSEVSYCGGLLNLTPAEQYRLKAKYAAATGGPPPTPLPNMERMSLKARMSLLGEGSNSMYPSFPPPAAQRRCSDGVPRGYGTAALRPHEVVGNVTRRASDPVRRTAVDPLSLPRVQRFNSMNNMNPLPLPPAMDRRHYGLQNPARSDGSLHRCAYSPRPPSISENIVMETIAGEIDAQAVEDDIMLPDDVVQYINSQENRLAQDNNLLNYSGPQMQGFQENIGMQNQNMYAQRGMAMVDSNMNQSSSMMTQCQMSPGSQPYQGSSNMSKNSMPVQWNEVSSGTVDAIPDQTKQQFSRSNLAVVHQKQMFDQYQNLNSSQQTVTMNQSEMALSQQGLMQRGVGMNGQRMNYMQQQQQQHHQQQMSMCQNVNQPLSPHQTFNQPNQMLSPNVTSRTLSQTSCSNMPANNIMGSPAPTGTQEFKQMAMMQSKDAAIKNYVQAQQVRAQIHQQMTAANEMPMMMNGCRGREAPGQGMHIASQQNFGSHIQSGRNPDRNPFAAHGGLSQASSQVSPNQQNFSQPGQNVMNSVGHNLSRGMMQPHPPQGPNPLGRQHGLINSLNMQQQSYLQSPLQMNGMSPGHGQSEISHNQPGNQLSMQSQQCNNNDASDSNLMFYSGQIHMYEQNGNFGGQMDCAVQQQQRMQGVKATSMASPGTNQVSSTVNSHSLEHAQIDFDAIMDDGDHSSLMSGTLSPSILQNLSQNSSRLTTPRNSLTLQPIPAGLTNMAIGDMSSMLTTLAEENKFLNMMS